A genomic stretch from Bordetella sp. N includes:
- a CDS encoding TetR/AcrR family transcriptional regulator has translation MKTESEPKRPRTKPAETRRAELMDAAQAVFLERTFDSASIEEIAARAGVAKGTFYLYFKTKDEALQALRERFVDRFLVRLQMVVAKQPLGAWVQRLDAWVGAAVEMYLDEFALHDLVFHDVSPAQRNMRTENIVTVNLAELVADGVKAGAFISGNPRRSAVMLFGAVHEAVDDEIAAASKNGRKRLIGDVRTFCRRALGVATD, from the coding sequence TTGAAGACTGAAAGCGAACCCAAGCGTCCGCGTACCAAGCCGGCCGAAACGCGCCGCGCTGAACTGATGGATGCTGCCCAGGCGGTTTTCCTTGAGCGCACATTCGACAGCGCGAGTATCGAGGAGATCGCGGCACGGGCCGGCGTCGCCAAAGGCACGTTCTACCTCTACTTCAAGACCAAGGACGAAGCGCTGCAGGCTTTGCGCGAGCGCTTCGTCGACAGGTTCCTTGTGCGATTGCAAATGGTCGTCGCCAAGCAGCCACTCGGCGCATGGGTGCAACGGCTGGACGCATGGGTGGGCGCGGCCGTGGAGATGTATCTCGACGAGTTCGCCCTGCACGACCTGGTGTTCCATGACGTCAGTCCCGCACAACGGAATATGCGCACGGAAAACATCGTCACCGTGAATCTGGCGGAACTCGTCGCGGACGGGGTCAAGGCCGGCGCCTTCATCAGCGGCAATCCCCGCCGCAGCGCGGTCATGCTGTTCGGCGCGGTCCACGAAGCCGTCGACGACGAAATCGCGGCGGCCAGCAAGAACGGCCGCAAGCGCCTGATCGGCGACGTGCGTACGTTCTGTAGAAGGGCTTTGGGCGTGGCGACCGATTAG
- the hpxZ gene encoding oxalurate catabolism protein HpxZ — MTSGPEINIPSVVAEVRAAFDRYELGLEDNDVAVLDDTFWNHTLTQRFGVAENLYGHAEIAAFRASRTSTQKDQRARRLERTIVTTFGTDFAVANTEYVLLRNGKRGRQSQTWARFPEGWKVVSAHVSIMPDAAPTQA; from the coding sequence ATGACCAGTGGTCCCGAAATCAACATCCCCTCCGTCGTCGCCGAAGTTCGCGCGGCTTTCGATCGCTATGAGCTAGGCCTGGAAGACAACGACGTGGCCGTGCTCGACGACACCTTCTGGAACCACACGCTGACGCAGCGCTTCGGGGTGGCGGAGAACCTGTACGGCCATGCGGAAATCGCCGCGTTCCGTGCGTCCCGCACGTCGACGCAAAAGGATCAGCGGGCGCGCCGCCTGGAACGCACCATCGTCACCACCTTCGGCACGGACTTCGCCGTGGCGAACACCGAGTATGTGCTGCTGCGCAACGGCAAGCGCGGGCGCCAGAGCCAGACCTGGGCCAGGTTTCCGGAAGGTTGGAAGGTCGTCTCCGCGCATGTGAGCATCATGCCCGACGCGGCGCCGACGCAAGCCTAA
- a CDS encoding amidase: MYPSSDGFLPGPRTTLDGASNGPLSGLTFAVKDLIDIAGVPTGCGNPDWERTHAVPTSHAWGVAKLLDAGASVAGKTITCEISLGILGFNAFFGTPVNPRAPGCLPGGSSSGSASAVAAGLCDFALGTDSGGSVRVPSSLCGLYGMRPTHGRLPFDGICKQAPTFDTLGWFARDAHTFARVAEVLLGEAIPAPVHAPLHVATDAFALADPGVRAALDPAIAALRKLLGSDLPDMALGAPGEMEVWGHQRALLQRAESWKTFSGWVDKHNPAFAFNVARNMAAGASITPAQIALGNSVRQRVIERARLLLEDGAILCIPTTPFPAPPTDSSLEELDTYSARIGLLNSFAGMAGLPQMNLPLGTVDGKPVGLSIIAWRGGDAKLAGIARALS; this comes from the coding sequence ATGTACCCATCAAGTGACGGTTTCCTGCCAGGTCCCCGTACGACACTCGACGGCGCGTCCAATGGCCCGCTTTCGGGTCTGACTTTCGCGGTCAAGGACCTGATCGACATCGCCGGTGTGCCGACCGGCTGCGGCAATCCCGACTGGGAGCGCACCCATGCCGTCCCCACGTCGCATGCATGGGGTGTGGCCAAGTTGCTCGATGCCGGCGCGTCCGTGGCCGGCAAGACCATCACCTGCGAGATTTCGCTGGGCATCCTCGGCTTCAACGCCTTCTTCGGCACGCCGGTGAATCCGCGCGCGCCGGGCTGCTTGCCAGGCGGTTCGTCGAGCGGGTCCGCCAGCGCGGTGGCCGCCGGACTGTGCGACTTCGCCCTGGGCACCGATTCAGGCGGCTCCGTCCGCGTTCCCTCCAGCCTCTGCGGGCTGTACGGCATGCGGCCCACGCACGGCCGGCTGCCGTTCGACGGCATCTGCAAGCAGGCCCCCACGTTCGACACGCTGGGCTGGTTTGCCCGCGATGCCCACACTTTCGCACGCGTGGCCGAGGTGCTGCTGGGCGAAGCGATTCCCGCTCCGGTCCACGCGCCGCTGCATGTGGCCACCGACGCCTTCGCATTGGCCGATCCCGGCGTCCGCGCCGCGCTGGATCCCGCCATTGCCGCGCTGCGCAAACTGCTCGGCAGCGATCTGCCCGATATGGCCTTGGGCGCGCCAGGTGAAATGGAAGTCTGGGGCCACCAGCGGGCCTTGCTGCAAAGGGCCGAGAGCTGGAAGACGTTTTCGGGCTGGGTCGACAAGCACAATCCGGCTTTCGCTTTCAATGTGGCGCGCAATATGGCCGCGGGCGCGAGCATCACGCCGGCCCAGATCGCGCTCGGCAATTCGGTGCGCCAGCGTGTCATCGAACGCGCGCGCCTGCTGCTGGAAGATGGCGCGATCCTGTGCATCCCGACCACGCCGTTCCCGGCGCCGCCCACGGATAGTTCCCTGGAAGAACTGGACACGTATTCCGCGCGGATAGGTTTGCTGAACTCCTTCGCCGGCATGGCGGGCCTGCCGCAGATGAACCTGCCGCTGGGGACCGTGGACGGCAAACCGGTGGGGCTGTCCATCATTGCCTGGCGTGGCGGCGACGCGAAGCTGGCAGGCATCGCCCGCGCGCTTTCTTGA